The DNA sequence CCAAATTCCTGAATGGACTTCCAATGTTGGGTACTACAATAAAAGTGAGTTCCTGAGGGTGGAGCATGCAATTAATCATGAGGTTCGTGGATCAATTGCGATTCCCATAATTGATACGCTCGCTGAACCACCTTGTTGTGCTGTACTAGAACTTGTCACTACAAAGGAAAAGACTGATTTTGATAGAGAACTAGAAATTGTTAGCAGTGCACTCCAGGTTGGTTTCTCTTTTACTCCCATTTGCTTGTTTCGCTTAATATTATATAATGTTTGGGAAACATGTTAAATGTGTTTTTTGTTTGATGTTTTTTCATATTCTTTTCACATTGTCATTAGAGACTTGGATGTTTTACTACAAGGTTGTTATGTAGAAATTTCTGCCCTGGCTAACAAAGTATCTTATGCATTCAATATGATGTTGTAACCATAGTTGAGGAGCAGTTAGGCAAGTAGAAAAATTCTCTGCATATGAAATTAGTTCTACTTTGCCATAAGTGAAACTATAGAAATCGTATGCAGTAATCTTTTGAATGCTATACTCATACATGCATATCTATTTATAGTGGGAAATCTTTTGATTTGTTTTTGCAGCTTGTTAATTTAAGGACTACTACGCCTCCACGACTTATGTCCCAGGTACTGTAAATAGAAGGGGGAAAAACAAAGTTGAACTTTCAGAATGATGTGTTTTCATCTGGATTTAAAAACTTCTTACTCAGATTGATTATTTTCTGTGCAGTGTCTATCAAATAACAAAAGAGCAGCTTTAACAGAGATAATTGATGTGTTACGAGCTGTGTGTCATGCGCATCGTTTGCCACTGGCATTGACATGGATCCCCTGTTATTATAGTGAGGGAGTAGGAGATGAAGCTTCAAGGATACGGATTAAAGATGGGCCTAAAATTCCTGGTGAAAAAACTGTATTATGCATTGAAGAATCAGCTTGCTATATAAATGATATTGTGGTAGGAGGATTTGTTCATGCATGTGTTGAACATTATCTCGAGGAAGGGCAAGGTGTAGCTGGGAAAGCTCTTCAATCAAATCGTCCATTCTTCTGTCCCGATGTGAAGGCCTATAATATTAGTGAATATCCCCTTGTTCACCATGCGCGAAAATATAAGTTGAATGCTGCCGTTGCAGTCAGGCTAAGGAGTATTCATACCAATGATGATGATTACATAATAGAATTCTTTCTACCTGTCAATATGAATAGAAGTGAAGAACAGCAACTTTTATTAGACAATCTATCAGGTACTGTGCAGAGAATGTGTCAGAGTTTGAGGATAGTTTCGGATGCTGAATTACACGGGGTAGAAGGTTCGCAAGTGCAGTTTTCAAAGGAAGAAGGCTCTCATATGGCGCCGGATGGTGACCATGATTCAGTCCAGCCTATGTCCATGACAAACAATGAAAGTGAAGCTGCTCATAACCAGGTATATCTTAACAGTTGCTTCATTTGAGAAatcatttattataatttatgatTCAACTTTGTAGGCAATGGATGGATCAAGAAAGCAGactgagaaaaagaaaagttcAGTGGAGAAGAATTTTAGCTTGAGTGTTCTCCAGCAATATTTCTCCGGTAGTCTTAAAGATGCGGCTAAAAGCCTTGGTGGTAAGACTACTACAGCTTTGTCCCTGCAGATTTTCTTTTAACTTATTCAATCAGCATATTATTTTGGGTTAGATGATAGATTCTGGTTCTAAAAATATATAGATGATAAATATTTGTGAAAAACACCAAGATGATTATTATTGACAAGTGATTCTTCTTGAACAGTTTGCCCAACAACCCTGAAAAGGATATGCAGGCAACACGGAATTTCAAGATGGCCATCGCGCAAGATCAATAAAGTTAATCGTTCGTTAAAGAAAATACAAACCGTGCTTGACTCAGTCAAGGGTGTGGAAGGAGGACTGGAGTTTGATCCTTACAAGGGGGGATTTATGCCAGGAGGATCAAAAATTACTGTCAAAGCTGTCTACAAAGAAGATATTATCCGTTTTAAGTTTGACCCTGCAGCTGGTTGTCTCCAGCTCTATGAAGAAGTTGCAACAAGATTCAAATTACAAATCGGATCTTTCCAGCTGAAGTATCTCGACGATGACGAGGAATGGATGATGATGGTAAATGACTCAGATTTGAAAGAATGCATAGAAATATTGAATGATCTTGGCACCCGTGCTGTGAAATTGCTTGTTAGCGAGACATGCCTAGTGGTTTGAGTAACAGTTGAGGAATACAATGAACTATAAGAAATCTTTGATCCAAATAACTCCAATGACACATTCAAAGTCTTTATCTGATTTGTGTGGCTAAAAAGCAATATTAGTGAAATATTGTTGACGGACGAATTTTATGTGGCAACTGAATTCTTCTATCAACATATTTCATTAGCATTGCTTTTTATGCACACAGTCGGATGAAGACATTTCTATAAAGTTTTTTGGATGTGGTATTGAAATTATTTGGATAAAAGATTTTTTGTAGTATAATCTTTATAGAAAAAAGAACCTTAAAGCATGATTATGCTTTTTTAAAGTGTCTATTTTTAAAAGGTAGGATAATAGTCACAAGTAAGCACTAGAATGTTAAATATATAGTTCTATACATGACGGATGCAGCTTATAGATCTATGTATAGAACTATGTATTTAACATTCTAATACTTACCTGTGACTATTATCCTACCTTCTGAAAATAGACAATTTGAAGAAGCATGATCATGCTTCAAGGTTCTTTCCTCTATGAAGATTAAATAGCTTATAGAGTTTTATAGTTAAATAGTTATAGTCAACAATGAGATAAATAGTTTTAGGTTGCTTTTATCCCAGTTTTTGTATAAAATCATCAATAATTTGGGATAGATATTGTAAAtaaattttcatataattttgttgtttttattcTCATAGGATAATCTAATTAATAATAGAAATTAATACCGTTTTCAGTGTATTGCCTGTGAAATTGTGCGTTGGCTAAAGTCAAAGAAAAAAcgcttattatttatttttttaataacataataatattatattaataaaatattattaaattttaagtgATCCCAATACATCTTCCCTGCATATACCATATACTATACATATATATCTCCGATTTAAATTGGTTTTAATTGATCCCTTATTATTTCTCCTAAGATACGTATTACTAAGAGATATGGATGATagaatttgaaattcaaaaatttattatttttggatcaACAATTTAATATTCTATTCAAAATactttttcttataaaataaatagattctaaaataaatatttatgagttataaataaaaaattttatttaatagaattatttttatttaaaaattctattacaattaaataaaaatgattctaaaattctatttctttgattttattaaaaaatataactatttaaaactattttagttaatattatatataaattctaTATTCTATTAGAGAATAGAATCCAACTAATTCAAAGTATTTCAacgtttgtatttttttatacaaaaatactttttaaatttcTCGTAGAAATTGATTGCACTGAAAAATCTTTCCTATTCCAAAGAGTTTTTGGGATTTTTTTAATCTTGAGGTGCATTTATTTGGAACTGCCACGCATCTAATATAACAATAGTGATTGTGCTGATGAATAAGCTTTTAATGCTGTCCAAAAACCTTTCCTTTTGCaaagaattttttggatttttttttatttcgaTATGCGTTTTCTTTAGAACTGCCATGCATCTAATATAGAGATAGTGATTGTGCGGTCCAAAAACCTTTCCTTTTACAAAGAgctttttggattttttttatttcgaGATACGTTTCTTTGGAACTGCCATGCATCTAATATAGTGATAGTGATTGGTTGTCCAAAAACCTTTACTTTTACAAagagttttttaaaaattttatttaatagaattatttttatttaaaaattctattaaaattaaataaaaataattctaaaattttcttgctttgattttattaaaaaatataactatttgaaactattttagttaatattataTACGAATTCTATATTCTATTAGAGAATAGAATCCAACTAATTCAGAGTATTTCAacgtttgtatttttttatacaaaaaaactttttaaattttttgtagaAATTGATTGCGTTGATGAATAAGCTTTTAATGCTATACAAAAATCTTTCCTATTCCAAAGAGTTTTTTGGATTATTTTAATCTCAAAGTGCGTTTCTTTGGAACTATGATGCATCTAATATAGTGATAGTGATTGCGGTAATGAATAAGTTTTCAATGCTGTCCAAAAACCTTTACTTTTACAAAGagttttttggattttttttatctcGATGTGCGTTTCTTTGACACTGTCATGCATCTAATATAGTGATAGTGATTGCGCCGTAGAAAAACCTTTCCTTGGTGCGTTTCTTTAGAACTGTCATCCATCTAATATAGTGATAGTGATTGCGTTGTCCAAAAACCTTTTCTTTTACAAAGAGTTTTTTGAAACTGTTATGCATCTATTATAATAATAGTGATAGTGATTGTGCTATccaagaattttttttatctcgAGCTGCCACACATCtaatatagtttttttttgGATATCGAGATGCGGTCCATGCATCtaatatagttttttttttggatcTCGAGATGCAATTTTCTAGAATCCTGTgcaacaaataattttttattaggtttaAGAGTTAGAATTTTCTTTTGAATCCATGCATCTAATATAGTTCTTTTTGGATATCGAGGTGTGATTTTCTAGAACCGCCATACAACAAATagtttttaattagttttaagAAAGAGTCAGAATTTTCTTTTGAGTAATGGAAAGGGCAAATAGTGGGAATCGAACCCGCGTCTTCTCCTTGGCaaagataaattttattattggaCTATATTTACATATTTGAATTGTATTTGATAcgtaatatattaattttatttgtgttttaattttatataaattactCTATGCTTTTAATATTAATAggattttttaaatattacttttcatgtttttttattctttaattttatataaattattatattctttcaatgttaataaattctttttaataggtataaattgagttaaattttaatttattttcacattttatatttattttttgttatatcaCTATGTAAATCAACATTcactttatataattttttcatcCCTTCTCACATAATCTcatatctctttttttttcctaccacttttgttaaatatatatagtaaatGACTATGTAATTGTATTTAttaggaagaaagtgaagaagaaAATGACAATAACTCAACTAACCATGATAAAAAGATTTGACTTAAATTACTTTTTAatctttttgtttctaattgtactacttttaactattttatttctacttcttatgtgccttattattatagtttaggattttttttttcatttttcttctcactttcatgatatttattttttttagattactctataattttatattctcctattttttattttttatataggttactctatattttttatagtctcttactaattatttttatataaaatactgtatgattttaatattaatgttatttttctttaatagGTATAAATTGAGTaataaattgattttatattctcctatttttcttatattttctatataaattaacatttatttgacactttttctttatcttcTCTTTTACATAATATCatgtcatttatttatttttttccgtccttactaatattttatacaaatatttaaaaaattcagtTGATAgccacaattttttttaatctgataaatatatgtatgaagtgataaatttttaaaatacaatatCTTTAcaattgttttttaatttttggtttaATTGTATTCACTAGATATTTCAActgtatattatattatttctttttctttcaataatttaaattttttaatattatttagttAATTTAAGGATTACTACGCCTCCACGTCTTATGTCCTAGGTACTGTAAAGAACATGCTTCCCCCAACCGCCCCAACAACAATAAATAGAAGACAAGAGGCATAAACAAAGTTGAACTTTCACAATGATGGGTTTTCATATGGATTTAAAAACTTCTTACTCAAATAATTGATGTATTACGAGCTGTGTGTCATGCGCATAGTTTGCCACTGGCGCTGATATCTCGAGGTGCGTGTGATTTTTTTAAACCGCCATGCAACGAACAGGTTTTTATTGGGTTTATTTCCTTTGAGTAAGGGAAAGGGCAGATAGTGGGAATGAAACCCTGTCTTTTCTTTCACAAAgagaaaaattttattattggactatatttatatttttgaattttatttgatatataatatattaatttgtttatattttaattttatataaattattttatatttttagtgttgataaaattttttaaatattattttttatattttttattttttaattttatataaattattatattcttttaatattaataaattctttttaatagatataaattgagttaaattttaattcattctcatattttatatttattttttgttatatcaTTATGTAAATCAACAttcattttatataatttttttatcccTTCTCACATAATTTtatatctcttttttttctatcaCTTTTGCTAAATATATGTTCTAAATGACTATATAATTGTATTTATTAGTAAGAAAGTGAAATAGAAAATGACAGTAACTCAACTAATcatgaaaaaaaagatttgactTAAATTACTTTTTAATTCTTTTGTTTCTAATTGAACtacttttaactattttatttctacttttcatgtgccttattattatagtttatgattttttttcatttttcttctcattttcatgacatttatttttctttagatTACTCTATAATTTCGTATTTTCCTATTCTCTATTTTTATATAGGATACTATATGTCTTCCctattaatattatttctcTTCATTACCTATAAACATAATTCATCCTCTTTTATAATCACTCTTTCTTATGATTATTATATAGTGTTATAATTTAAgattcttctttattttttttctaactattatgtcatttattttttttaggttaCTCTATACTCTTTATAGtctcttattatttatttttatataaaaaataagatactttataattttaatgttaatattatttctttttaatagatataaattgaataataaaatataattcatcttctttttttataCTTACTCCTTCTTATGTTTTCTATATAAATAAACATTTACTTGACACCTCTTCTTTATCTTCTCTTTTTACATAATATCATACCATTtaataaatttctaaaatattatactttattttttttagtaatttttggTATAATTGTATTCGCGAGTTATTTCAtccatatattatttatttttcttttaataatttatattttttaatatcatttAGTTAATTTACGGACTATGTCCCAGGTACTGTAAAGAACATGCTTCCCCCAACCGTCCCAACAACAATAAATAGAAGACAAAAGGCAAAAACATAGTTGAACTTTCAGAATGCTGTATTTTCATATGGATTTAAAAACTTCTTACTCAGATTGGTTATTTTCTGTGCGGTGTCTATCAAATAACAAAAGAGCAGCTTTAACAGAGATAATTGATGTGTTACGAGCTGTGTGTCGTGCGCATAGTTTGCCACTGGCATTGACATGGATCCCCTGTTATTATAGTGAGGGGATAGGAGATGAAGCTTCAAGAATACGGACTAAAGAAGGGCGTAAACTTCCCGGTGAAAAAACTGTACTATGCATTGAAGAATCAGCTTGCTATATAAATGATATTGTGGTAGGAGGATTTGTTCGTGCGTGTGTTGAACATTATCTCGAGGAAGGGCAAGGTGCAGCTGGGAAAGCTCTTCAATCAAATCGTCCATTCTTCTGTCCCGATGTGAAGGCCTATAATATTAGTGAATATCCCCTTGTTCACCATGCGCGAAAATATAAGTTGAATGCCGCCGTTGCAATCAGGCTAAGGAGTACACATACCAATGATGATGATTACATAATAGAATTCTTTCTACCTGTCAATATGAATCGATGTCAAGAGCAGCAAGTTTTATTAGAGAATCTATCACGTACTATGCAGAGAATGTGTCAGACTTTGAGGAAAGTCTCGGATGCTGAATTATACGGGATCGAAGGTTCGCAAGTGCAGTTTTCAAAGGAAGAAGGCTCTCATATGGCGCCGGATGGTAACCTTGATTCGGTCCAACCTATGTCCATGACAAACAATGAAACTGAAGCTGCTCATAACCAGGTATATCTTAACAGTTGCTTCATTTGAGAAatcatttattataatttatgatTCAACTTTGTAGGATATGAATGGATCAAGAAAGCAGATTGAGAAAAAGAGAAGTCCAGTGAAGAAGAATGTTAGCTTGAGTGTTCTCCAGCAATACTTCTCCTGTAGTCTTAAAGATGCGGCTAAAAGCCTTGGTGGTAAGACTACCACAGCTTTGTCCGtgcttatttcttttaatttattcaatCAGCATATTATTTTGGGTTAGATGATAGATGATAAATATTTGTGCAAAACACCAAGATGATTATTATTGACAAGTTATTCTTCTTTAACAGTTTGCCCAACCACCCTGAAAAGGATATGCAGGCAACACGGAATTGCAAGATGGCCATCGCGCAAGATTAACAAAGCTAATCGTTCG is a window from the Arachis stenosperma cultivar V10309 chromosome 3, arast.V10309.gnm1.PFL2, whole genome shotgun sequence genome containing:
- the LOC130968059 gene encoding protein NLP8-like isoform X1; the protein is MEDQFFSEGEGIGYWTPPGAQFDGPSMIDNGITNLVSEEMLDNLPDLMNFDNLAGWGNIPSVTDHNLDNGISSLASVPYSPPDAFSLVEQDNDPYFMTKDCENYNATETSLSFDEKAVLQQLETQLGLSEDANDMNNINGSLQELSAADMGNCLVPRPFAWSLDERMLRAMDLFKESIGDGILTQVWAPLKHGNDFILSTSEQPYLLDHMLAGYRDVSRQFTFSAEDKPGSFPGLPGRVFISQIPEWTSNVGYYNKSEFLRVEHAINHEVRGSIAIPIIDTLAEPPCCAVLELVTTKEKTDFDRELEIVSSALQLVNLRTTTPPRLMSQCLSNNKRAALTEIIDVLRAVCHAHRLPLALTWIPCYYSEGVGDEASRIRIKDGPKIPGEKTVLCIEESACYINDIVVGGFVHACVEHYLEEGQGVAGKALQSNRPFFCPDVKAYNISEYPLVHHARKYKLNAAVAVRLRSIHTNDDDYIIEFFLPVNMNRSEEQQLLLDNLSGTVQRMCQSLRIVSDAELHGVEGSQVQFSKEEGSHMAPDGDHDSVQPMSMTNNESEAAHNQAMDGSRKQTEKKKSSVEKNFSLSVLQQYFSGSLKDAAKSLGVCPTTLKRICRQHGISRWPSRKINKVNRSLKKIQTVLDSVKGVEGGLEFDPYKGGFMPGGSKITVKAVYKEDIIRFKFDPAAGCLQLYEEVATRFKLQIGSFQLKYLDDDEEWMMMVNDSDLKECIEILNDLGTRAVKLLVSETCLVV
- the LOC130968059 gene encoding protein NLP8-like isoform X2 is translated as MEDQFFSEGEGIGYWTPPGAQFDGPSMIDNGITNLVSEEMLDNLPDLMNFDNLAGWVEQDNDPYFMTKDCENYNATETSLSFDEKAVLQQLETQLGLSEDANDMNNINGSLQELSAADMGNCLVPRPFAWSLDERMLRAMDLFKESIGDGILTQVWAPLKHGNDFILSTSEQPYLLDHMLAGYRDVSRQFTFSAEDKPGSFPGLPGRVFISQIPEWTSNVGYYNKSEFLRVEHAINHEVRGSIAIPIIDTLAEPPCCAVLELVTTKEKTDFDRELEIVSSALQLVNLRTTTPPRLMSQCLSNNKRAALTEIIDVLRAVCHAHRLPLALTWIPCYYSEGVGDEASRIRIKDGPKIPGEKTVLCIEESACYINDIVVGGFVHACVEHYLEEGQGVAGKALQSNRPFFCPDVKAYNISEYPLVHHARKYKLNAAVAVRLRSIHTNDDDYIIEFFLPVNMNRSEEQQLLLDNLSGTVQRMCQSLRIVSDAELHGVEGSQVQFSKEEGSHMAPDGDHDSVQPMSMTNNESEAAHNQAMDGSRKQTEKKKSSVEKNFSLSVLQQYFSGSLKDAAKSLGVCPTTLKRICRQHGISRWPSRKINKVNRSLKKIQTVLDSVKGVEGGLEFDPYKGGFMPGGSKITVKAVYKEDIIRFKFDPAAGCLQLYEEVATRFKLQIGSFQLKYLDDDEEWMMMVNDSDLKECIEILNDLGTRAVKLLVSETCLVV
- the LOC130968059 gene encoding protein NLP8-like isoform X3, which translates into the protein MTKDCENYNATETSLSFDEKAVLQQLETQLGLSEDANDMNNINGSLQELSAADMGNCLVPRPFAWSLDERMLRAMDLFKESIGDGILTQVWAPLKHGNDFILSTSEQPYLLDHMLAGYRDVSRQFTFSAEDKPGSFPGLPGRVFISQIPEWTSNVGYYNKSEFLRVEHAINHEVRGSIAIPIIDTLAEPPCCAVLELVTTKEKTDFDRELEIVSSALQLVNLRTTTPPRLMSQCLSNNKRAALTEIIDVLRAVCHAHRLPLALTWIPCYYSEGVGDEASRIRIKDGPKIPGEKTVLCIEESACYINDIVVGGFVHACVEHYLEEGQGVAGKALQSNRPFFCPDVKAYNISEYPLVHHARKYKLNAAVAVRLRSIHTNDDDYIIEFFLPVNMNRSEEQQLLLDNLSGTVQRMCQSLRIVSDAELHGVEGSQVQFSKEEGSHMAPDGDHDSVQPMSMTNNESEAAHNQAMDGSRKQTEKKKSSVEKNFSLSVLQQYFSGSLKDAAKSLGVCPTTLKRICRQHGISRWPSRKINKVNRSLKKIQTVLDSVKGVEGGLEFDPYKGGFMPGGSKITVKAVYKEDIIRFKFDPAAGCLQLYEEVATRFKLQIGSFQLKYLDDDEEWMMMVNDSDLKECIEILNDLGTRAVKLLVSETCLVV
- the LOC130968060 gene encoding protein NLP9-like yields the protein MLYFHMDLKTSYSDWLFSVRCLSNNKRAALTEIIDVLRAVCRAHSLPLALTWIPCYYSEGIGDEASRIRTKEGRKLPGEKTVLCIEESACYINDIVVGGFVRACVEHYLEEGQGAAGKALQSNRPFFCPDVKAYNISEYPLVHHARKYKLNAAVAIRLRSTHTNDDDYIIEFFLPVNMNRCQEQQVLLENLSRTMQRMCQTLRKVSDAELYGIEGSQVQFSKEEGSHMAPDGNLDSVQPMSMTNNETEAAHNQDMNGSRKQIEKKRSPVKKNVSLSVLQQYFSCSLKDAAKSLGVCPTTLKRICRQHGIARWPSRKINKANRSLKKIRTVLDSVQGVEGGLKFDPYKGGFMSVGSSNQEINAHKSSLFRKKCSVKYPDPASGSKDSKPIAMGDGGLRQEPFPVSILESSWCDIAYHSPNSLVADEMETYLNGADKLGEHYNPTTSSMTDSSNGSCSILRSSSSASGKFENRKHLKAKSPCVDSGSKIIVKAAYGEDLIRFKFDPAAGCLQLYEEVAARLKLQIGSFQLKYLDDEEEWVRMVNDSDLEDCIEMLDDLGTRAVKLLVHDMPSGLSSLGSNG